One stretch of Paenibacillus sp. AN1007 DNA includes these proteins:
- a CDS encoding biliverdin-producing heme oxygenase, whose translation MTAVNIMERLKSETAHYHRQVEQNPYAKAIMDKTVTMDQYRAYLEKFYGFLKPLEDQAVELPFWETTGLDMGVRGKADLLEQDLKNLGMTQEQMKQIPRCTALPDISTPARLFGYLYVIEGSTNGGQMITKRLSQFLPIDADHGLQYFNAYGTETRTRWSEFMQLLQESIHTSEDHDIIVYTASETFRLLDQWINA comes from the coding sequence ATGACGGCAGTAAATATTATGGAACGCCTGAAGAGTGAGACAGCACATTACCACAGACAAGTAGAACAGAATCCCTACGCCAAAGCAATCATGGATAAGACCGTTACGATGGACCAATACAGAGCGTACTTGGAGAAATTTTATGGATTCCTGAAGCCGCTGGAAGATCAAGCTGTAGAACTGCCTTTCTGGGAAACTACAGGACTGGATATGGGTGTAAGAGGCAAGGCCGACTTGCTGGAGCAGGATTTGAAAAATCTGGGTATGACCCAAGAACAGATGAAACAAATTCCCCGCTGCACGGCGCTTCCGGATATTTCTACACCGGCGCGGTTGTTCGGATATCTCTATGTTATTGAGGGCTCGACTAATGGCGGGCAGATGATCACTAAACGTTTGTCACAATTTTTGCCCATTGATGCGGACCATGGACTGCAGTATTTCAATGCCTATGGCACGGAGACGCGAACAAGATGGAGCGAGTTTATGCAGCTGCTGCAGGAGTCCATCCATACATCGGAAGATCATGATATCATCGTGTATACGGCCTCGGAGACCTTCAGGCTGCTGGATCAATGGATCAATGCGTAA